In Candidatus Devosia phytovorans, the DNA window GTTGACGGCGCGGGCCAGCGCGGTGCGTTCGCCGTGGCCGAGCCAGGCGATGCGGGCGGGCAAGCCTTCGAAGGGCACGTGCTGGCGGGCGAGTTTCACCCAATTGGTGACGATCTTGTTGTCCGGGAACATCTCCAGCAATTTGTCGTCGATCTTGCGAATGTCCTCGGGGTCGCCGCTCAGCGCCATCCAGCGGAAGGGGCCGATGGCGCGGGCAAACAGCGGGCGCAGATAGGCTTCGGTGAAGATCTTGATGTCGAAGGCATTTTCGACCCCGCCGGCCTGGGCATGGGTGCGGATCAGGTTGCCATTGTCGAAGACTTCCGAACCGGCCTGCTGGAAGGCCAGCATGGCGCGGACGTGGTCGACGATCGAGGCGCGGCTGGCGGCCATCAACTGGCCCTGACCGTCGACGCGCAGGCGTTTCACCTCCTCGATGCTCATGCCCTTGGGGACATAGCCATAGACGAGGTCGTGGGCGCTGGTCTGGTCGGTGACGATATCGGGCACGATGCCGCGGCGGGCGATCTCGGGGTAGATTTCGGCGGCATTGCCGACAAGGCCGATGGACGTCGCGCGCTTTTCGGCGACCGCCTTTTCGATCATGGCGAGGGCCGTATCGAGGTCGGGGGCGATTTCTTCGAGATAGCCGATGGCCTTGCGCTTGGCCGCGCGTTCCGCGTCGATGTCGAGGCAAAGGATGGCGGCGCCGGCCATGCGGCCGGCCAGGGGCTGGGCGCCGCCCATGCCGCCCAGGCCTGCGGTGAGGATGAAGCGACCGGCGAGCGAGCCGTTGAAGCGGTTTTCGGCGATGCGCATGAAGATTTCATAGGTGCCCTGGATGACGCCTTGGCTGCCGATATATTGCCAGGCGCCGGCGGTGAGGCCGCCCCAGCAGATCAGGCCCTTCTTTTCCAGCTCGTAGAAGACCTCGGCCTTGGCCCATTGGCCGACGAGATTGCAATTGGCCATGATGACCAGCGGGGCTTTTGAGTGGGTTTTCAAGAGGCCAATCGGCTTGCCGGACTGGATGATGAGGGTCTGGTCCTCGTCCATGCTGAGCAGGGTTTGCACGATGGCCTTGTGGCTGGCCCAGTTGCGCGCGGCTTTGCCCAGCGCGGCATAGACCACGAGGTCATCGGGGTTCTCGCCGACGGAGAGGACGTTTTCGAGGAGGCGCAGCAGGGCTTCCTGGCGCCAGCCCTTCGCCCGCAGCTCGGGGCCACCGGGAATGGGGAAATTGGGGTGGCGGGGATTGGGTGTGGGCATTTTTTGCTCCTTCTCCGGAGGCATCAACAGACTGTTCTGGTTTCCACCGGTGGTTTCACACCCACGGTGTCACCCCGGCCTTGAGCCGGGGCCCATCTTGAGATTTCTGGCCTGCCGCAAGGTGTTTGTTCGATCGACCTTGCGGCTGTGGGTCGATCTCGGGATGGGTCCGGCTCAAGGACGGGATGACATCGAGTGTGGGGTTAGTCTTTTGCGTCCGATGCCCGCCGCCCCCGATCCAGCGCGTAACTCGCCAGATCGATGCCCATGCGGTCTTCGACGAAGGGATAAACCGCCGGATCCAGCACAGATGAGCTGAGCGGAATGATGGTTTTGGGGACGTGCAGCACGAAGATATAGAGGCCGCGGCCGAGCTGGCCGACGGAGAGTGCCTGGCCGGCGGCGTCGAGCGTGGTAATGACGTCGGGGAAGGTGGCCAGCCGGGTGCCGCCGGCGTCTTCTACGGCCATATATTCGTTCATGATGTGGAGCGTCGTCGCCTTGTCGCCCTCGCCAATGGTCACCTTGCCGATGTCGAAGGCTTCCTTGGTGTAGGTGACGTCGATGTCGGTGATATAGCCCTTGGTGAGGATGGTGCCGCCGGTGGTCTCTACGATGGCGTCGATCATCGAGCCGGGGCCCTTGCCCTCGGCCGCGATCATGGCTTCGCCGAGCTTGAGGGCCAGCGAGATGCCGCCCAGCGCGGCGTGCTGCTTGACGTAGCTGGCGCGCAGCGGGTTGCGGCAGGAGGCGATGAAGCCGCCCGACATGTCGGCGGCGGTGCGCAGGATGGGCGAGACTTTCGCCGTGGCGCCGCGGGTGACCAGCTCGATATAGCGGTTCTCGCTGCGATTGCCGCCGACGGCGGTCTGGATCATCTGTTCGGGCGAACCGGCCATGCCGATGGAGCCCATGTCGCCGGTCGGGTGGGCGCGGATATCGCCTACGGCATCGACGACCTTGGTGCCCAGGATTGCCGAGGGCAGCCAGCCGTTGAGGGTGGAGCTTTTGCCGTTCTGGCCGACCATGAGGCCGCTCAGCTTTTCGCCCAGAGCGTCCTGCAGCAATTGCACGGCCTTGATGTAATCGACGCCCTGCATTTCCCAGGGCGTGGTCGAGGCCGGCGCGCCGATGGCGGCGGCGGTGGCGACCCAGTCGTTTTCATCCAGCTCTTCCACCGAGACCAGTTCGGGCTGGCCGGCATTGACGGCCGCCGTGCCCAGCATGCGGCCGTGGTCGGCCCAGCCGCCACCGCCCGCCGCATAGATCGAGCCCCCGCGCACGGCGGCTTCGACGTCCTTTTCGGTCAGGATGCGGCCCATTCAGATTCCCCCTTGCAGTGTGATATCGAGCGTCTTGACCGCTTCGAGAAGTACGGATGCGCCCAGCGCGATGTCGTCGGTGGATGCAGCCTCGTCCGGCGCATGGCTGCGGCCGTCGACGCAAGGCACGAAGATCATGGCCGATTTGGTGATGCGGGCCATCCAGGCGGTGTCGTGGCCGGCGCCGGAGGCCATGCGGCGATGGCGGGCGCCAGCGGTTTCGCAGGCGGCGTCGAGCACGTCGAGCAGGTCGGGATCGCCGGGCGTGGGCGGATTGTCGGAAACGATGCGAATGGGCTGGACGGTGACGCCGGTCTTTTCGGCAATGGCGGCAACGCCGTTTCCCAGCTCCTCGATGAAACGCTCCATGTCGTCGCGGTTTTCGGCGCGGGCGTCGATCAGCATGCGGACGCGGGCTGGGACGACATTGGCGGCATTGGGCGTCATTTCGAATTCGCCGACGGTGGCGGCGAAATGTTCCTCGCCAGCGGACAGGGCCCTAGCCAGTTCCTCGACGCCCAGGGCAATCCAGGCGGCGGTGGTCAGCGCGTCCTGGCGGGCGTTCATGGGCGTCGTGCCGGCGTGGTCGGCGCGGCCCTCCACAATGATTTCGACGCGGGTGATGCCGGCGATGGCGGTGACGACGCCGATGTCGAGTTGCTCGTTCTGCAGCACCGGGCCCTGCTCGATATGGAGCTCGAGGAAGGCCTTGATATCGTCGCGCTGGGCGGGGTGGAGCATGTTGCCGCCGACCGCGATTATGGCCTGCTCCAGAGTCTGGCCGTCACTCTCGCGGGTCAGCCACTCGGCGGGACGGGTGCCGCTGATGCCGCGACTGCCGATGCAGGAGACGCCAAAGATCGACACTTCTTCGGCGAGAAAATCAGCGATTTCAAGCGTGTGGTCTAAAATGATCGACTGGTCCCGCAAGGCGCGGGCGACTTCGAGGGCCGTGATGACGCCGGCAATGCCGTCGTAGCGGCCGCCATCGGGCACGGTGTCGGAATGGGAGCCGAGCATGATGGTGCCGAGGTCCGGGCGGCGGCCGGGGATAGTGCCGATCAGGTTGCCGGCGGGATCAACGCGGGTGACGGCGCCAGCCTCCTGCATGGATTTTTCGAGCCACTTGCGGCCTTCGAGGAACATGGGCGTGAAGGCGCGGCGGGTCCAGGGGCGCCCGGGCTCGGTGATCGCCGCGAGGGCGTCGATATCGGCCGCGATACGGGTGGCGCGGATGGGGGCATTGGGGATCATGCGCGCGGCTCCGGGCGGACGAAGCGGCCGGTGCCGGGCTGGGCGACGCTGGTGCCGTCAAAGACCTGCTGGCCGCGGAGATAGGTGAGGCCAACGGTCCAGGGCAGTTCGATACCGTTATAGGGGCTCCAGCCGACCACATTGTGCCCGCTGGCCGCCGCGTCATAGCGCGATGGGCGGGGGAAGAGCACGGTGATGTCGGCGTCGCAGCCGGGGGTGAGCGCGCCCTTGATATGATCGAGGCGGAAGTGGCGGGCCGGGTTTTCGGCCATGAGTTTTGCCGCCCAGGTCAGCGGCACGCCGCGCTTGAGGGCGCCCATGACAAATAGCGGCACCATGACTTCGAGGCCGGGCACGCCGGAGGCATTGGCCAGCATGTCGGGGTTGGTCTTGCGGTTTTCCGACCAGCTGACGTGGTCGGTCGAGACCAGCGTGACATTGCCCGCCATCACATGCTCCCAGAGCTTTTCCACCTCGACGCGCGGCCGGATGGGCGGGTTGATCTTGGCCTTGCCGCCAAGCCGCGCCACATCGTTTTCCTCGTCGAGCGTCAGATAGTGGATGCAGGCTTCGATGGTGGCCGCATAGCCCTGGTCGCGGTAGCTGCGGGCGATGTCATAGCCGCGGCCGAGCGAGCAATGAACGACATGAGCGGGGCAGCCGGTGACGGCGCCGGTTTCATAGATCTGCAGCGAGGCCAGCAATTCGGTAAGCGGCGGGCGGCTCAGCGCATGGGCGCGATAGTCGGTGATGCCCGCCGCCTTGACCTTGGCCATGGCGGCGCGGACCATTTCATCGTCTTCATTGTGCACGCCGGCAGTGAGGCCGGTTTTCGCCACGGCGGCGAAGCATTCTTCGAGCAGGGCCGGGGGAATGCGGGGGAAGCGGATCGGGTCGGTGCCGAAGGTGGAGAATTTGAAAGCGGCGACGCCGGCAGCGGCCTGTTCGGCAATGCGGGCCGCGCCTTCTTCAGGGTTGATCGTGCCATAGAGGGCGAAATCGACGCGGGCCTGCGGGCTGGCGTGATCGACCTTGATGCGGACGGCTTCGGCGGAGCAGACGAGATTGCCCTCGTCATAGGGCATGTCGACAATGGTGGTGACGCCACCGGCCGCGGCGGAGCGGGTCGACCAGATGAAATCCTCCTGGTCCTTCTGGCTCAGCGAATGGGTTTGCGCATCGATGGCGCCGGGCAGGATCAGGGCATTGCCGAGGTCGTGTTTTTCGCTGGCGGCCGGGGAAGCCCCCTGCCCGACATGATCCACCTTGCCATCGCGGACGGCGACATAGCCCTCTTCCACAATGCGGTCGGGCAGCACGACGGTGCCGGAAAGGACGAGATCGAAATCGGACATGCTAGTTTCCTCGAGATTTGAGGTGGCACGCCCCCGTGGTTCGAGGGTCGCTTCGCTCCCACCTCACCATGAGGGCTACTGATAGGGAAGAGCCAGTTGAAACCTCTGTCATCAGAAAGGCCCCTGAGACCTCATGGTGAGGTGCGAGCCCTTGCGAGCCTCGAACCACGAGGGCGGGAACACAGACCTCACGCCGCGGCCCTTCCCAGTTGCCCGGTCCGGGCCATCAGCAGACGTTCGAGCGCCGAGAGCGCATCATAGATCAAGACAGCCAGCACGCCGACGATCAAGCCACCCTGCAGCACAAAGGCCGTGTTGCTGGAGAGCAGGCCGGCGATGATCACCTCGCCCAGCGTCCGCGCGGCAACGGTCGAACCAATGGTGGCCGTCGCCAGCGAAATCACCACCGAGAGCCGGATGCCGGCGAGGATGACCGGCAGGGCCAGCGGCAGTTCGACTTTGACCAGCCGCTGCCAGCCGGTCATGCCGACGCCCTTGGCGGCGTCGGTGACGGTGGGTGGCAGGTTGGTGAGGCCGGTCAGGGTGTTCTCGAAAATCGGCAGCAGCCCATAGAGGAAGAGCGCGACCAGCGTCGGGGCGGTGCCGAAGCCGAGCATGGGCACGGCGAGGGCCAGCACGGCGACCGGCGGGAAGGTCTGGCCGATATTGGCGAGCGAGCGCGACAGCGGCAGGAATTCGGCGCCGAAAGGGCGGGTGACCACGATGGCGAGGCCCACGGCGATGATGGTCGAGGCGAGCGTTGCCGCCAGCACGATGGCAAGGTGGTTGAGCGTGATGTCGAGCAGGCCGCCCTGATTGTAGATGGCGGGCTGGCCGTTCTTGGTGAAGAGGCTGAAGAAGCCGGCGAAGAGTTCCGGATTGATCAGGAACAGCGCCAAGGCGACGAAGGCGACCAGCCTTATGAGATTGCCAATGGTCATTGCGGCCTCGCGGCGAGGCGCGACAGGGCGGCGAGCGTGACCTGGCCGACCACGGCGCCATCGCGGCGCACCGGCAGGGCGGGCCGGCCCGACCAGAGCAGTTCGGCATAGGCATCGCGCAGCGAGGCGGAGGCTTCGATGGGTTCACCGGCGCCCTCACCCGGCTCGATATGGTCGGAGACTTTGGCGAGCGACAGCAGACGGAAGGGGCGTTCGCTGGTGCCGATCAGTTCGGCAACGAAGGGCGTCGCCGGATTGGCGATGATCTCGGAGGGTTTGGCGCATTGCAGCAGCTTGCCCTTGTCCATCACAGCGATGGTATCGCCGAGGTGGATGGCTTCTTCCATGTCATGGGTGACCAACACGACGGTGGTGCCCATCTTGCGCTGGATGGCGAGCAGGTCTTCTTGCGCCTTGGCGCGGATGACCGGATCGAGCGCGCCATAGGGCTCGTCCATCAGGAGGATATTGGGCGAAGCCGCCAGGGCGCGGGCGACGCCGACGCGCTGCTGCTGGCCGCCCGAGAGTTCATGGGGCAGACGGTCACGGAACTGGGCCGGATCGAGCTGGAACAGCGAGAGCAATTCATCGACGCGGGTGGCGGTTTTCTTCTTGTCCCAGCCGAGGAGTTTCGGGACCGTGGCGATGTTCTGGCCGACGCTGCGATGCGGGAAGAGGCCATGGCCCTGGATGGCATAGCCGATGCGGCGGCGCAGCTCGTAGGCGGGAATGGAGGCAATGTCCTCGCCATCGATGCGGATATGGCCAGAGGTGGGCGTCACCAGCTTGTTGATCATGCGCATGAGCGTGGTCTTGCCGGAGCCCGAGGTGCCGACGATGACGCAGATGGAATGCGGCTCGATGGTGAGGTTGACCCTGTCGACCACGACGGTGCCGGAATAGGATTTGGTGATCTCGTCAATTTCGATCATGCCGGGCGCCCTCCGCGCAAAGTCATTTCTACAAGTGCATCGAGCACCACGGCGGCGGCGAAGGCCAGGGCCACGGTGGGCACGGCCCCCAGGAGCACCAGGTCCATGGCCGTCTGGCCGATGCCCTGGAAAACGAAGACGCCGAAGCCGCCACCGCCGATCAAAGCGGCAATGGTGGCGAGGCCGATGTTCTGCACCAGCACGATGCGGATGCCGGTGAGGATCACCGGGAAAGCCAGCGGCAGTTCGACAGCAAAGAGGCGCTGCGACCCGGTCATGCCCATGCCCTTGGCGGCATCGACAGCGGCGGGCGACACGCTTTGGAGGCCCACCACCGTGTTGGAAACGACCGGCAGCAGCGAATAGGCAAAGAGCGCGACCATGGCCGGTGCGACCCCGATGCCGGAGATGCCGATGGCGGAGGCGCCGGGGATATTGGCGGCGACCCAGGCCAAGGGCGCGATCAGCAGGCCGAAGAGCGCGATGGAGGGAATGGTCTGAACGATGTTGAGCACATTGAGAACACCGGCGCGCAAGGGCTTGATCTTGTAGCACATTATGCCGACCGGAATGCCGATGACGGTAGCAATGGCGACCGAGCCGAAGGCCAGCGCCAGATGGGTGCGGGCCTCGGCCCAGAAGGCGGGCGCGCGCGTGCCATATTCCTTGAGGATGGAGAGATTGTTCCAGGCGCCGCTCCACAGCAGCGCCGCGATGGCGAGGCATACGGCGACAAGGATGCCGATGCGGATCAGCGGCTTGAACTTCAACCGTGTCAGCGCATCGGTGACGAGCAGCGCAAAGGCGAAGACCAGCAGCCAGAAACCGGCGCCGGGGGAGACGCGGGCGAAAGTGTCTTCGGGCGGGGTGAGATAGGTGGCCGACCAGCCGATCAGCACGAAAAGAACCGCCAGTGCACCGAAGCCGGCCGTCAGCTTGCCGACTACGGACGTGCGCAGAACGGCCACCGCAAAGCTGACGACGAGGACGCCGACGAGAAAGCCGCCTTGGAAGCTGGGCAGGGCGTCGAACAGCGATCGGGACTCGCCGAGCACGATGCGATTGGCGCGGAACAGGGCGAAGGGCAGGACGGCGCCGGCGAGGATGATCAGGCCGATGAGGACGCCGAGCTTGTCGATGGCGATCCGGCGCGGGCGGTATGAGGATGTGTCGGCAATGCTCATGCTGGCTTGAACTGCCTTCTGATTGATAGCGCCGGGAGTGCCCACAGCGCTTTGCGCATACTCGGTGTCACCCCGGCCTTGAGCCGGGGCCCATCCTGAGATGGCATCACGGCCGCTAGGTCGTCGTGCCCGTCAGAACCACCTTGCGGCTGTGACACGATCTCGGGATGGGTCCCGGCTCAAGGCCGGGATGACATCGAGGGTGTAGTTCACTTGGTGCGAACCAAAGAATGGGGTGGCGGCGTGCACCACCCCTAAGATGTTATTCCAGAAAACCGCCCTGCGTCAGGTAGTCCGTCGCAACCGTAGCGGCAGCCTCACCACCCACCTGCACGCGACCGTTGAGTTCCTGCAGCACTTCGAGGGTCAGGCCTTCAAAGACCGGCTTCAACAGTTCTTCGATCTGCGGGTATTCCGTGAGCACTTCCTCCCGGATGATCGGGGCAGGCTGATAGACGGGCTGCACGCCCTTGTCGTCTTCCAGAACCACCAGGCCCGAGGGGGCGATGCCGCCGTCGGTGCCGTAGACCATGGCGGCGTTGACGCCATTGGTCTGCTGGGCCGCAGCGGCAATGGTGGCGGCCGTGTCGCCACCCGAAAGGGTCACGAGCTGGTCGGGCGTCAGGGTGAAGCCATAGACTTCCTGGAACTTTGGCAGCGCCGCCGGGGAGTTCACGAATTCGGCCGATGCGGCCAGCTTGACCTCGCCGCCGCCGGCAACCCAGGCGCCGAATTCGGTGAAGGTGGTCAGGCTATTGGCTTCGGCGACATCGCCACGCAGGGCCACGGCCCAGGTGTTGTTGGCGGGCGAGGGCGAGAGCCAGACGATCTTGTTGGCGTCATAGTCGAGCTTGGCGGCTTCGGCATAGGCGCTTTCGGCATTGTTCCAGAGCGGATCATCGGCCTTTTCGAAGAAGAATGCGGCGTTGCCGGTATATTCGGGATAGATGTCGATTTCGCCGGCGGTGATGGCTTCGCGCACGATGGGCGTGCCGCCGAGCTGGATGCGGTCGGTGACGGCGATGTCGTTGGCTTCAAGCACCTGCTTGATGATATTGCCCAGAACGCCACCTTCGGTGTCGATCTTGGACGAAACGACGACCTGGGCGTTGGCTGCGGACACCGTGATGGCGAGCGCGGCGGCCGCGGTCAGAAGCTTGGAAGTGAGGCGCATTGGTTTCTCCGTTTTCTCCGAGCGATCCACTGACGCGTGGCCCCGGCTGTCCCTAACGTAACGTCTTGCGAGAATTGAGCGAGGCCGTGCTTGCTAGCTGACTGGCCCCAAAGCGAAAAACTCGTCCAACTCCATAATCGCTGAGTGAGAAATTAGTTCGTTCATGAGTTCGTCCGATGCCAGAGCATCTTCGACGGCCTCGACCTCTGCCGATAAAGGCCGATCCTGACGATATGTGTCAGCATGGCGGCGCACCAGCGAATAGATGATGCCAGGGACATTGCCGGGCGTATCGCCGGAGATGTCCATGGCCTGGGCCGAGAGCATGGCCTCGATGGCGGCGAGGCGGCGCAGGGCCAGGACCTGGCGTTCGAGGCGTTCCACGACCAGCGGCAGAAAGGTCGCCTCGTCCTCGATGCCGCCGGCCACGACCATGGAATTGGCCGAGATGGGATTGGTCATGGTGAGGACGCGGGCAAACAGTTCGCCGGCCAGCTTGATGACTGGGCCAAAGCCGGTGGCGATGCAGCCCGGCATGACGAGATTGACCGGCAGGTCGCGGCGCTGGCCATTGCCGAGCAGCACGCAGCGATTGAAACTGTTGCGGGCGATATGGGCGAGGCCGAGCTGGGCGGTCTGCAGGAAGACGGTTACGTCGAGCGGCAGCGAGCCGCCGGAGGTCAGGACCTGGCCGCCGGCGACCACCGGATTGTCGTCGGTGCGGCCGGTGGCGGCCATCAGCGTCTTGCCGGC includes these proteins:
- a CDS encoding urocanate hydratase, whose translation is MPTPNPRHPNFPIPGGPELRAKGWRQEALLRLLENVLSVGENPDDLVVYAALGKAARNWASHKAIVQTLLSMDEDQTLIIQSGKPIGLLKTHSKAPLVIMANCNLVGQWAKAEVFYELEKKGLICWGGLTAGAWQYIGSQGVIQGTYEIFMRIAENRFNGSLAGRFILTAGLGGMGGAQPLAGRMAGAAILCLDIDAERAAKRKAIGYLEEIAPDLDTALAMIEKAVAEKRATSIGLVGNAAEIYPEIARRGIVPDIVTDQTSAHDLVYGYVPKGMSIEEVKRLRVDGQGQLMAASRASIVDHVRAMLAFQQAGSEVFDNGNLIRTHAQAGGVENAFDIKIFTEAYLRPLFARAIGPFRWMALSGDPEDIRKIDDKLLEMFPDNKIVTNWVKLARQHVPFEGLPARIAWLGHGERTALARAVNAMVADGTLAGPVAFSRDHLDAGAMAHPNIMTERMKDGSDAIADWPLLDAMLLCSSMADLVVVHSGGGGYAGYMTSAGVTVVADGTPGGDERLDHALTNDTALGVMRYADAGYDESFDEIEKKGIGHIRV
- a CDS encoding DUF917 domain-containing protein, with translation MGRILTEKDVEAAVRGGSIYAAGGGGWADHGRMLGTAAVNAGQPELVSVEELDENDWVATAAAIGAPASTTPWEMQGVDYIKAVQLLQDALGEKLSGLMVGQNGKSSTLNGWLPSAILGTKVVDAVGDIRAHPTGDMGSIGMAGSPEQMIQTAVGGNRSENRYIELVTRGATAKVSPILRTAADMSGGFIASCRNPLRASYVKQHAALGGISLALKLGEAMIAAEGKGPGSMIDAIVETTGGTILTKGYITDIDVTYTKEAFDIGKVTIGEGDKATTLHIMNEYMAVEDAGGTRLATFPDVITTLDAAGQALSVGQLGRGLYIFVLHVPKTIIPLSSSVLDPAVYPFVEDRMGIDLASYALDRGRRASDAKD
- a CDS encoding Zn-dependent hydrolase, with product MIPNAPIRATRIAADIDALAAITEPGRPWTRRAFTPMFLEGRKWLEKSMQEAGAVTRVDPAGNLIGTIPGRRPDLGTIMLGSHSDTVPDGGRYDGIAGVITALEVARALRDQSIILDHTLEIADFLAEEVSIFGVSCIGSRGISGTRPAEWLTRESDGQTLEQAIIAVGGNMLHPAQRDDIKAFLELHIEQGPVLQNEQLDIGVVTAIAGITRVEIIVEGRADHAGTTPMNARQDALTTAAWIALGVEELARALSAGEEHFAATVGEFEMTPNAANVVPARVRMLIDARAENRDDMERFIEELGNGVAAIAEKTGVTVQPIRIVSDNPPTPGDPDLLDVLDAACETAGARHRRMASGAGHDTAWMARITKSAMIFVPCVDGRSHAPDEAASTDDIALGASVLLEAVKTLDITLQGGI
- a CDS encoding dihydroorotase family protein, which gives rise to MSDFDLVLSGTVVLPDRIVEEGYVAVRDGKVDHVGQGASPAASEKHDLGNALILPGAIDAQTHSLSQKDQEDFIWSTRSAAAGGVTTIVDMPYDEGNLVCSAEAVRIKVDHASPQARVDFALYGTINPEEGAARIAEQAAAGVAAFKFSTFGTDPIRFPRIPPALLEECFAAVAKTGLTAGVHNEDDEMVRAAMAKVKAAGITDYRAHALSRPPLTELLASLQIYETGAVTGCPAHVVHCSLGRGYDIARSYRDQGYAATIEACIHYLTLDEENDVARLGGKAKINPPIRPRVEVEKLWEHVMAGNVTLVSTDHVSWSENRKTNPDMLANASGVPGLEVMVPLFVMGALKRGVPLTWAAKLMAENPARHFRLDHIKGALTPGCDADITVLFPRPSRYDAAASGHNVVGWSPYNGIELPWTVGLTYLRGQQVFDGTSVAQPGTGRFVRPEPRA
- a CDS encoding ABC transporter permease, yielding MTIGNLIRLVAFVALALFLINPELFAGFFSLFTKNGQPAIYNQGGLLDITLNHLAIVLAATLASTIIAVGLAIVVTRPFGAEFLPLSRSLANIGQTFPPVAVLALAVPMLGFGTAPTLVALFLYGLLPIFENTLTGLTNLPPTVTDAAKGVGMTGWQRLVKVELPLALPVILAGIRLSVVISLATATIGSTVAARTLGEVIIAGLLSSNTAFVLQGGLIVGVLAVLIYDALSALERLLMARTGQLGRAAA
- a CDS encoding ABC transporter ATP-binding protein produces the protein MIEIDEITKSYSGTVVVDRVNLTIEPHSICVIVGTSGSGKTTLMRMINKLVTPTSGHIRIDGEDIASIPAYELRRRIGYAIQGHGLFPHRSVGQNIATVPKLLGWDKKKTATRVDELLSLFQLDPAQFRDRLPHELSGGQQQRVGVARALAASPNILLMDEPYGALDPVIRAKAQEDLLAIQRKMGTTVVLVTHDMEEAIHLGDTIAVMDKGKLLQCAKPSEIIANPATPFVAELIGTSERPFRLLSLAKVSDHIEPGEGAGEPIEASASLRDAYAELLWSGRPALPVRRDGAVVGQVTLAALSRLAARPQ
- a CDS encoding ABC transporter permease, encoding MSIADTSSYRPRRIAIDKLGVLIGLIILAGAVLPFALFRANRIVLGESRSLFDALPSFQGGFLVGVLVVSFAVAVLRTSVVGKLTAGFGALAVLFVLIGWSATYLTPPEDTFARVSPGAGFWLLVFAFALLVTDALTRLKFKPLIRIGILVAVCLAIAALLWSGAWNNLSILKEYGTRAPAFWAEARTHLALAFGSVAIATVIGIPVGIMCYKIKPLRAGVLNVLNIVQTIPSIALFGLLIAPLAWVAANIPGASAIGISGIGVAPAMVALFAYSLLPVVSNTVVGLQSVSPAAVDAAKGMGMTGSQRLFAVELPLAFPVILTGIRIVLVQNIGLATIAALIGGGGFGVFVFQGIGQTAMDLVLLGAVPTVALAFAAAVVLDALVEMTLRGGRPA
- a CDS encoding ABC transporter substrate-binding protein → MRLTSKLLTAAAALAITVSAANAQVVVSSKIDTEGGVLGNIIKQVLEANDIAVTDRIQLGGTPIVREAITAGEIDIYPEYTGNAAFFFEKADDPLWNNAESAYAEAAKLDYDANKIVWLSPSPANNTWAVALRGDVAEANSLTTFTEFGAWVAGGGEVKLAASAEFVNSPAALPKFQEVYGFTLTPDQLVTLSGGDTAATIAAAAQQTNGVNAAMVYGTDGGIAPSGLVVLEDDKGVQPVYQPAPIIREEVLTEYPQIEELLKPVFEGLTLEVLQELNGRVQVGGEAAATVATDYLTQGGFLE